In one window of Rhizobium sp. ACO-34A DNA:
- a CDS encoding carbon monoxide dehydrogenase, with the protein MQLYPTSYHRASSLEEAGRLLSGADDGKYIAGGQTLIATLKQRLAQPSDLIDLRHIAALKGIAVDGRTVTIGAGVTHAEVAESSLIRSVCPAVCYLASLIGDPHVRHLGTIGGSIANDDPAADYPAAMLGLGATIVTDRREIGADDFFVGLFETALEEGEIIRAVRFTAPERAGYAKFANPASRFAMTGVFVSKGASGARVAVTGAGSDGVFRHEGLEQALSHNWSPAAVADVTVDPSDLMADLHATADYRANLVKVMTKRAVAAS; encoded by the coding sequence ATGCAGCTTTATCCAACCAGCTATCATCGCGCCTCCTCGCTGGAGGAGGCCGGCCGGCTTCTTTCCGGGGCCGATGACGGCAAGTATATCGCCGGTGGCCAGACCCTGATCGCGACGCTGAAGCAGCGTCTCGCCCAGCCGTCCGACCTGATCGACCTCCGGCACATCGCAGCCCTCAAGGGGATTGCGGTCGATGGCCGGACGGTGACCATCGGTGCCGGCGTCACCCATGCCGAAGTGGCTGAATCGAGCCTCATCCGCTCTGTTTGTCCGGCAGTCTGCTATCTCGCTTCGCTGATCGGCGATCCGCATGTGCGTCATCTCGGAACGATCGGTGGCTCGATCGCCAATGACGATCCGGCGGCGGATTATCCGGCGGCGATGCTCGGGCTCGGCGCGACCATCGTGACCGACCGTCGCGAGATCGGCGCGGATGATTTCTTCGTCGGCCTTTTCGAGACGGCGCTCGAGGAAGGCGAGATCATCCGGGCGGTCCGGTTCACCGCGCCCGAGAGGGCGGGCTATGCCAAGTTCGCCAATCCGGCGTCACGCTTCGCCATGACCGGTGTCTTCGTGTCCAAGGGGGCATCCGGCGCGCGGGTGGCGGTGACCGGTGCCGGTTCGGACGGTGTCTTTCGTCATGAGGGGCTCGAACAGGCTCTGTCGCACAACTGGTCGCCGGCGGCTGTTGCCGACGTTACCGTGGATCCGTCCGACCTGATGGCCGATCTTCATGCGACGGCGGACTATCGTGCCAATCTTGTGAAAGTGATGACGAAGCGGGCCGTTGCCGCATCGTGA
- a CDS encoding carbon monoxide dehydrogenase: MGVEGIGARVARKEDKRFLTGKGRYTDDMVVPGMKYAYFVRSPYAHARVKGVDASAARSMPGVIDVLDGKQLLADGIGNLICGWMIHSRDGSPMKMGAWRPLAHDTVRYVGDAVAVVVADSAAEARDAAEAVVVDYEELPVVTEATEALKPGAPQLHTEAPGNLIFDWEIGDSAATDRAIASAAHVTEIEIHNNRLSPNPMEPRAALGIYDAAEDHYTCYTTSQNPHVARLVMSAFYNVAPENKLRVIAPDVGGGFGSKIYIYPEEIVCLWASKKTGVPVKWTSDRTEAFLTDAHGRDHVSKVKMAFDSDNRIIGLKVDTIANLGAYMSLFSSAVPTYLYATLLSGQYAIPAIHANVRTVYTNTVPVDAYRGAGRPEATYLLERTMETAARELGVSPAELRRQNFVRTFPHQTPVIMTYDAGDYEASLEAAMAAADWTGFPARRADAAARGKKRGIGMSCYIEACGIAPSQAVGSLGAGVGLWESAEVRVNAVGTVEVLTGSHSHGQGHETTFAQLVCDRLGVPIENVSIVHGDTDKVQMGMGTYGSRSGAVGMSAIVKALDKVEAKAKKIAAHLMEADERDIIIENGELKVAGTDKTLPWFQVALAAYTAHNLPAGMEPGLKEGAFYDPSNFTFPAGCYICEVEIDPETGKTTIVKFVAADDFGNIINPMIVEGQVHGGIAQGIGQALLEGVHYDPSNGQLLTASYMDYAMPRADDLPSFEVSHQNTPCPGNPLGIKGCGEAGAIGSPPALINAITDAIGNNRLNMPATPNAVWSALQAAE; encoded by the coding sequence ATGGGTGTCGAGGGAATTGGTGCGCGCGTGGCGCGCAAGGAAGACAAGCGCTTCCTGACCGGCAAGGGCCGGTATACGGACGACATGGTCGTGCCGGGAATGAAATATGCCTATTTCGTGCGTTCGCCCTATGCCCATGCCAGGGTTAAGGGAGTGGACGCTTCCGCCGCCAGGTCCATGCCCGGCGTGATCGATGTGCTGGATGGCAAGCAGCTGCTTGCTGACGGCATCGGCAACCTGATCTGTGGCTGGATGATCCATTCCAGGGACGGCTCGCCGATGAAGATGGGCGCGTGGCGGCCGCTGGCGCATGACACGGTCCGTTATGTCGGCGATGCCGTCGCTGTTGTCGTGGCCGACAGCGCCGCGGAGGCCCGTGATGCCGCAGAGGCGGTGGTCGTCGATTACGAGGAGCTGCCGGTTGTGACCGAGGCCACCGAGGCTTTGAAACCCGGCGCGCCGCAACTGCATACTGAAGCACCCGGCAACCTGATCTTCGACTGGGAGATCGGCGATAGCGCCGCGACCGACCGGGCCATCGCCTCGGCCGCGCATGTGACCGAGATCGAGATCCACAACAACCGCCTCTCGCCCAATCCGATGGAGCCACGCGCGGCACTCGGCATCTATGACGCGGCGGAGGATCATTACACCTGCTATACCACGAGCCAGAACCCGCACGTGGCGCGCCTCGTGATGAGCGCCTTCTACAATGTCGCGCCGGAAAACAAGCTGCGCGTCATCGCTCCCGATGTCGGCGGCGGCTTCGGTTCGAAGATCTATATCTATCCTGAGGAGATCGTCTGTCTCTGGGCGTCGAAGAAGACCGGGGTGCCGGTCAAGTGGACGTCCGACCGCACGGAGGCCTTCCTGACGGATGCCCATGGGCGCGACCATGTCTCCAAGGTCAAGATGGCCTTCGATAGCGACAACCGGATCATCGGCCTGAAGGTGGATACCATCGCCAATCTCGGTGCCTACATGTCGCTCTTCTCGTCGGCGGTGCCGACCTATCTCTATGCGACGCTGCTTTCGGGCCAGTATGCGATCCCCGCGATCCATGCGAATGTCCGTACCGTCTATACCAACACGGTGCCGGTCGATGCCTATCGCGGTGCGGGGCGACCGGAAGCGACCTATCTTCTGGAACGGACGATGGAGACGGCGGCGCGTGAGCTTGGGGTTTCGCCTGCAGAGTTGCGGCGTCAGAACTTCGTCCGCACCTTCCCGCACCAGACGCCGGTGATCATGACCTACGATGCCGGCGATTACGAAGCCTCGCTGGAGGCCGCGATGGCGGCTGCCGACTGGACCGGTTTTCCTGCCCGCCGCGCCGATGCCGCCGCCCGGGGCAAGAAGCGCGGCATCGGCATGAGCTGTTACATCGAGGCATGCGGTATCGCCCCCTCGCAGGCGGTGGGTTCGCTCGGTGCCGGCGTCGGCCTCTGGGAATCGGCCGAAGTGAGGGTCAATGCTGTCGGTACCGTCGAAGTGCTGACCGGTTCCCACAGTCACGGCCAGGGGCACGAGACGACCTTCGCCCAGCTCGTCTGTGACCGGCTCGGTGTGCCGATCGAAAACGTTTCCATCGTTCACGGCGACACCGACAAGGTGCAGATGGGCATGGGAACCTATGGCTCCCGCTCAGGTGCGGTTGGCATGTCGGCTATCGTCAAGGCGCTCGACAAGGTCGAAGCCAAGGCGAAGAAGATTGCAGCGCATCTGATGGAAGCTGACGAACGCGACATCATCATCGAAAACGGCGAGCTTAAGGTTGCCGGCACCGACAAGACGCTGCCGTGGTTCCAGGTGGCGCTTGCCGCGTACACGGCGCACAACCTGCCGGCCGGCATGGAGCCGGGGTTGAAGGAGGGCGCGTTCTATGATCCGTCCAACTTCACCTTCCCGGCAGGATGCTACATCTGCGAGGTCGAGATCGATCCGGAAACAGGCAAGACGACGATCGTGAAGTTCGTGGCGGCCGACGACTTCGGCAATATCATCAATCCGATGATCGTCGAGGGACAGGTGCATGGCGGCATTGCCCAGGGCATCGGGCAGGCTCTTCTGGAAGGCGTTCACTACGATCCATCGAACGGCCAGCTGTTGACGGCAAGCTATATGGACTATGCCATGCCGCGCGCCGACGACCTGCCGTCCTTCGAAGTGTCGCACCAGAACACGCCATGCCCAGGCAATCCACTCGGCATCAAGGGTTGCGGCGAAGCCGGCGCTATCGGTTCTCCGCCGGCGCTCATCAATGCGATCACAGATGCCATCGGAAACAACAGGCTCAACATGCCGGCCACGCCGAATGCGGTCTGGTCGGCGTTGCAGGCCGCGGAATAA
- a CDS encoding carbon monoxide dehydrogenase has protein sequence MAKVTLTVNGRSVSGDCEDRTLLVHFIREKLGLTGTHVGCDTTQCGACVVHMDGKSVKSCSILAVQASGSTVTTIEGLAGGGDLHPVQAAFKEHHGLQCGFCTPGMVMTAVDMINRHGGHLDEATVRHELEGNICRCTGYHNIVKAVLAANAEMHGRRQAAE, from the coding sequence ATGGCAAAAGTAACGCTGACGGTGAACGGCCGTTCGGTGAGCGGCGACTGTGAGGATCGCACGCTGCTCGTGCATTTCATTCGTGAGAAACTCGGCCTGACCGGCACGCATGTCGGCTGCGACACCACCCAGTGCGGCGCCTGCGTGGTGCATATGGATGGCAAGTCGGTGAAGAGCTGTTCGATCCTGGCGGTGCAGGCCTCCGGCTCCACCGTCACCACCATCGAGGGGCTGGCGGGCGGCGGAGACCTGCATCCGGTACAGGCGGCTTTCAAGGAACATCACGGCCTGCAATGCGGCTTCTGCACGCCGGGCATGGTGATGACCGCGGTCGACATGATCAATCGCCATGGCGGCCATCTCGACGAAGCGACGGTTCGTCATGAGCTCGAAGGCAATATCTGTCGTTGCACCGGCTACCACAACATCGTCAAGGCGGTGCTGGCAGCCAATGCGGAAATGCATGGCAGACGACAGGCTGCCGAGTAA
- a CDS encoding AsnC family transcriptional regulator: MDDLDRDILSALRHNARISASSLAATTGASRATVTARIDRMVADGTIAAFTIRTGSEIRPAGVRAIAMIEVVGKFADRVAHQLRGLPQVRALHSTNGRWDFIAELEDRDLASFDETLRRIRLIEGINTTESSILLKTSKVS; encoded by the coding sequence TCCTCAGCGCATTGCGCCACAATGCGCGTATTTCTGCCTCCTCGCTCGCCGCAACGACGGGTGCATCGCGGGCAACGGTGACCGCACGCATCGACCGGATGGTGGCGGACGGCACGATTGCGGCGTTCACGATCAGGACGGGAAGCGAGATACGGCCTGCGGGGGTGAGGGCGATTGCGATGATCGAGGTCGTCGGCAAGTTTGCCGATCGTGTAGCCCATCAGCTGCGCGGCCTGCCTCAGGTGAGGGCGCTCCACAGCACCAACGGGCGCTGGGATTTCATCGCCGAACTGGAGGATCGCGATCTCGCCTCCTTCGACGAGACCCTGCGGCGCATTCGCCTGATCGAGGGCATCAATACGACGGAATCGAGCATTCTGCTGAAGACCAGCAAGGTCAGCTGA